CATAATGCTTTGAATTTATTACCAATTTGGTTTTAGTTAATTTGAAGGTTTGCCCATATCAGCCGTCCCATGAGCAAGATCCTGCCAGCCCGGTCCCTGTAAATAAATGATCTGCTGATCATCTTCTGGCCGCTGGAAATGATACAGTAAAGGTAGTGCCTGCACCTTCAATGCTTTTTATTGCTATTTCCCCTTCGTAGTCTTTGATGATGCCGTAGGAGATGGACAATCCCAGTCCCATCCCCATTCCTGTCTGTTTAGTAGTGTAAAAAGGATCAAATATTTTTTGCTGAACTGATTCAGGCATACCTGTTCCGTTATCTGCCACACTCAAGGTCACCTGTCCATTTTGCAAACTTGTGGATATGGCAATCGTTCCCAGCTCAGGATGGATCTCTTCGGCCATTCTTTGAATAATGGCATCACGAGCGTTGGTGATCAAGTTGAAAATCACCTGCTCCAGCCTGTTTTTATGGGCCATGATGGGCGGTATATTTTCCTGCAGATCGAGCTTTATCTCTATGTTCTGCAATTTGAGCTGCTGCCCCATGATAGAAAGAACATTGTGCACCGGCTTACTGATATCTGTTTTTTCTTTGGTAAAATCGGACTTTCTGCCAAACTCTCTAAGATTATTGATTATTTCCGTAGCCCTGTCTACCTGTATACTGATTTCATGACTGATTTGGGCCATCTGCTCGTTGGATATATCCTCTTTGTTCTCATGCATCATGCTCAGAAAGTCACTGCCCATTTTAATGGCGTTGAGGGGCTGGTTCAATTCATGAGCAATGCCCGCTGATAACTGCCCCAGGCTGGTCATTTTGCTGGCCTGGATGAGCTGAGCATCCTTGTCAATCATTTCAGAAATATCAGTGGTGGCAACGATAACCGCATCCTTATTCCTGTAGCGGCTTCTGCAGGCCTCAACATTAGTGTAAAATGGGACTTGTCCTTTTTTGTAATGAATGGCCTTGGTGTAGACAAAACTTTCGTCTTCCGGATTGGCTTCGAAATAGGCAATAAATTTGTCTCTGAATTCAGGGGCAAGCTTAATGAACGGCATATTGACCAGTTCATCACGGTCATAGCCATAAGTATTCTGAGCGCTGGGATTAGCATCAATGATAATGAGGGTTCCGCAACTCAGAACAAATATGGGAGCTGGACCGCTCTTAAATAGTGAGCGATACTTGCTTTCGGATTCCCGGACCCTGTTGCGGTAGAGCTTAATGCTGCGCACCATGTGCTTGAAGGAATCACCCAGTTGCTGCACCTCATCGCCCACTTTCTTTTTTTTGACCATGCAGTCTATGCAGTATGATGCCTTTTGCGGGAAATTATCTATGTCTTGTGCTACATCCATTACCTTGTCCACATGCCAGCACGGCAGATCAGTATTGTAATAGGCTGGACAATGCTCTTCACGGTTATCCGAACTGTCCTTGAAAAGAGCAAGAGATTTCATATCTAAGTTGCCACGGCTGATTTCATCAGCCACTTTAGTGAGCTGAGATATGGATTTAGTTATGTATTTGGACAACCAGTGACTTATAAGAAATATAAGCACCACTGTTCCGAATATAAAACCAAGAAATGTAATTCGCAGTTTATGAATAATCTGATGAATATGCTTTTCTTTGAGCCCTACGCGAACAGTTCCTATCTGATAAATACCTTCCCATATGGGTACTGCAATATCATAGGCGATTGAATCCTCCACCTGAAGCTTCCTGACACTGTAACTTCTGTCAGCAGGAATTGGATTGGCGTGTATTAGTTCTCTCGGAAAAGGGCGTATAAATGTGTGAGACAAGAGTTTTTGTTCTTCATCAATAATAAAGATATAATCTACCAGGATCTGTCTTTCACCCAGTTGAGCTGCATCAAACACCAGACTTACAAGATTGGGATGATCTCTCGTCAAAACATATCCCTTGCCCTGCTCTGCAATACTCTGGGCAATGGCAATGCCGCGCAGGGTAAGTTCATTCACCAGACTGGACACAAGTATCCACCGGGCCATAATGGCAATGGCTACACTAAGCATGAGGACCATGGCCAGAGTTGTGAAAAATATCTTATTTTTCAGACTTATGTCTTGAAAACGAAACATCAGTTGCTGCCTGTTAAAATGATTAATCCGATCTGATCCAGCATCTTCCCTCAATCTTCAGCCTCATTCTTCCCTCTCCCTTCAACCTCCAACCACACTCTTCCCTCTTCCTTCAGCCTTCAGCCTTCTCCCTTCAGCCTTAAAACCGGTGCCATTCAAATTGCCAACAAAGTCCGCCTTAATTTTCCTTTACATACATTTCTCTGATTTTGGCCCAGTCTGTAAGCAGAGTCAGCTCTCCATTTCGGATGACCGTAAAGTAAACCCTGGACAGCCCCTGGTGATTATCCGGACTGAAAGATAAGGTATTGGCGATGCCCAGTGAAAAATCCTGAATTGATTCAATAGCGTCAATAAAACGTTCTCTATTGAGATTTCTGCCAGCCCGCCTTAAACCCTCCACCAGAACTTTGGCATTGATAAAGCCCTCCAAAGCAACGAGATTAGGCTGTTCATCAGGATAATAATATCTGTAACGTTCTGTAAATTCCTGGACTCCTGACAAAAGCGCCTGTGACTCTAAAGAGTCCGGAGGTGGTACAACCTGAGTCACAATAACCCCATCACCTTCCTTTCCAAGAATCCTGGCCAGCTCTTCACTGCCCACAAATGATACGTTGTGAAATACAGGATTAAATCCCTGTCTGCGGGAAATCTGAATAAATTTGGCACAGGCATCATAGGTTCCCACCATGACCACAGCCTGAGCTCCGGAATGAATAATATTTTCCAGCCCCTCTTCAATATCCAGAGTGCCTCGGGTGTAACTGCCCCGGGCCACAGGAGCCAGCCCATACTCCTTGAGAGCAAGCTCGGTCCCTTTCAGTCCGTCAAAGCCGTAAGCATCATACTGATAAAACACAGCAATCTTATCAAACCCCAGCTCTTCAACAAAATACTTTACTGCTTCCCTTGTCTCCTCATAGTATGAAGCACGAACATTTATAATATATCGGTTAAAAGGAACACGAAAATCATTGGCTCCAGAAAAAATGCCCACAAGAGGAATCCTGGCCTCTGCTATCAAAGGCAGAACTTTGACAGTCGTGGGTGTGCCGACATAACTGAAAAGGCTGAAAACCTGGTCCTCAATAATAAGTTTCTGGGTATTGGCAAGACATTGTGGTGGATCATATCCGTCATCATATGCAATAATTTTTATTTTTCGCCCATGAACTCCACCTTTTTCGTTTATATGATTGATATAAGAGAGTGCTCCCTTCAGAGTCTGGGAACCAAGAAAACTGGCATGACCAGTCAAAGCAAGTGAGGAGCCAATATAAATTCTGGTGTCAGTTACCCCATGAGTAATTTGATCATGAGGTTCTTCTCCCTGCTCAGAAGAACAAGCCAGCAGCGCCATGAACATAATCACGAAGATAGCGTATAAAGGCAGTCTATTCATATCTAACCTCCAGTAAGCTGACCTGACAGGAGTTTCACAGCCAGGACACCAAACGTTTAAAATTACTGGAAAAGAAAGTTCAAAAAATGTCAAGTGGTTTTCAAGAAGTTCAACAGATAACATAATTTCGCATGGCCGCTCAAAATCAATCTGTTGCCATTTAAACTGTTTATGGCTAAATCGGATTTATTGCACTTCTTTATTATTAGAGGCCCCTCACCCGGCGGCCCGGGACCGAACGTGTTAGTAACTAAAAATCAGTCTTAGCGCGAGATTGCTTCGCTTCGCTCGCAACAAGGATTGCCGCGCTAGAAGACTCGCTCACAATGACACCTGAGCTGTCAGGGATGTACTTGCTCAAAATCTGTCATTGCGAGGGAGCCTAAGCGACCGAAGCAATCTGTATGGTAAAGCCATAATATTCTGAATTTATTGGATATTAGATTGTAGTTACTTGTAAGTGCTTCACCCGGGCGGCCCGGGTCCGAACCTGTGAATAACTTTAGGATACTGTCACTTTTTTGGAAACTTGGACAGTCCCCGCGAGGTACTATAAAAAAGACTGATGCTGCATTGGTTCCTGGAAGAAATTTGCTTTGATGAAAAAATCTACACAGCGAGGGACAGTCCCCCTCCGGGCTGTAAGCCTCCGGGCAGGAAGCTGGGCCAGGCGCAAAGCTCCCATCTTTGACGGAAATTTTCTGGTAATTTGGCATGAATCATAAGCAAAAATCGTGAAAAACAGAAAGCGATAACTCTCTGAATTTATTTTAAGATCATAGTTGGTTAGAACACATTAATCCCGGCCACTTAAAACAACACTCATTGCATCTATTAACAAATAACTAATAACAAATAACAATTAACAAATAACTGACAACCATTATCTCTCAAGTAAATATGCTTGCACAAAATACATCTACTGACCAAGACATCACAGAACGTACCAGAGTATTAGTGGTGGACGATGAGCCGGCCACCTTGAAAATATTCTGCATGTTTCTTGAAGCTTACGGATATCATCCACTAAGAGCTGAAAGCGGACCAGAGGCACTTTCAATTTTTGCCGAAGTTCTGCCGCCGATTGTCTTCACTGACATTAAAATGCCGGGAATGGACGGCATAGAAGTGCTCAAGCGCATCAAGGCCATGGCCCCCACCACCGAGGTGGTAGTTATTACCGGACATGGAGACATGGACCTGGCTATTAAGGCCCTCAATAACGATGCTACTGATTTCATCAACAAGCCCATAAAAAGGCATGAACTGGAAAATGCACTGGTAAGGGCCGGAAAGAGGATAGACCTCAGTCAGATGAGACAGGAATGCATAAATTTTACCATCAAAAAGAAAAAAGCTGCCATCAAAATTGCCGGAAATGTTGACGCTTTTGCTGCCCCCTTTATCTGGGACGCCTACCATCAATGTTTGCAGGCCGGGGTCAATGCCGTGGACTTTATTTTTAGCGACAGTGCATCTTTCAACGGCGCAGGCATGGAAAATTTAAGAGAAATATTTGAGGATGCTCAAAACAAGGAAGTTCAGATAATTGTGTCAGGGATTTCTTCAAACTTCAAAAAAGTATTCCACGAACTTGGTCTCTCGAATTTACTCTCCACACCTGCACCATAGTTTGCCAGAACAATCAACCCCAGAAATAATATCCCACTCCTACCACAATCAGGCTTCCGGCCCTCAGGCTCTGGTTGTAAACAATGAGTCGCATGGCAAGTGCTGGATTGAAAATGCCTGCGTAGTACGGCAACTGATGTCGCACAGCGCGCATGGGAGATGACAGAATATTGCCTGTTATGAGTGCAAGAACAACCTCCTTGATGCCAAGAGCGCCACTGTCGAGTAGCGACCCGGCAGCAGCAAGTCCGGCCGAAAACTCAGCCGCAAGCTGAAGAACAACAATACTGATGGCCTGGGGTGGCAAAAAACTTAATATGCCTACATGTTCTGACATAAAGCGCTCTGTCATGGCAAAAAAGCCGGTATGCTGCAGAACATAAAATAATGTGTATATGGGCACTGTGAAAACCATTATTTTTTTGAATCGTTTGCTGAATCTTGTTTTGACCTTTTGCAGAACTTTTTTCATATTCAATTTTTCATTCGCTGGAAGCTCGCACACAACGCATTGATCTTCCTTGGCTGGCAAAATAAATCTTCCAATAAATATGACCACAATGGTTCTGAGCACAGCGGAAGAGATGGTCAGAAAAAGGTATGGAAGTGCAGCAGCCTTGATGAGCGGGGCAATGATAAAAAAGGTTGTGGGCAGATGCAGAAAGTACGTAGGCAGCGAGTTGAAAAGGTTGGAAAGGACCAGTTCTTTCCTGGTAAGCCTTTTTTGCTCGTAAGCTTCAGCCAGCATGGTATTGGCTGAAACCCCTGAAAAAAAGGCCATGGAAAAACTTGCTCCTGATATATCTTTAAGACGACCGGCCCGTACCAGAGGAGTGGCAAACATGGCCATAAAGCGCGTCCAGTTCAGGGCCTCAATAAGATTCCCCACGAACACGCCCATGGATATGAACATACATATCTTGAGCAGGGGGAAAAAAAGACCGGTCCAGAGTTCCGGCAATGAAAACATAAGCTGATCAGGCTGTCCCGGTTTCAGTCCAGGCAGCAGAAGGATTTATTAATATAGCCTCTCCTTTTCGCGACACAACATTGTTCATTTCAAGTTCCTCCAGCGCCTTGTCCAGAAGTTTAGAAGCCGCGTTCCACCTGGACTCAATGTTTTCTCTTTCCAATGGTACCTTTGAAAAATCAAGATCAAAAAGAATAAGATACAAAGATACAGCTTCCACAGACAGGCCAAGTTTAAATATTTTATTATCCATCACATCTCTCCATTTATGTAACTCTACATGGAAAATTATCAACTGGACTTAGAAGATCACCACCCGGGCAGCCCGGGACCGAAATTGTGAGTAACTTATACCCCTCGTTCCCAGGCTCCAGCCTGGGGACAAGAAAAACAGCCTTAGCGCGTTTGGGATTGCCGCGCTCGAAGACTCGCTCGCAATGACACCTGAGATGTCAGGGATGTAGTTGCTCAAAACCTGTCACCCACGAAGGAGCCTAAGCGACCGAAGCAATCTGTAAGGTAAGGCCGTAATACTCTGAATTTATTACATATACGACTCCAATTACTTGTAAGTTTATCACCCGTGCGGTCCGGGACCGAACCTGTGAGTAACTGCCTGTAAAGTGGAGCCTGCATCCTGCAGGCTATTTAATTCCAGGCGGCTGGAAGCCGCCTCCACATTGAAGAACAGTCCCATATCTGAAAATTGGGACAGTCCCCCTCCGGGCTGTAAGCCTCCGGGCAGGAAGATGTGCTAAGCGCAAAGCTCCCATCTTTGACGGAACTTTTTTGGCAAAAGTGCATCAATCATAAGCAAAAATCGTAAAAATATGAAAATTGTAACCGTCTGATTTTATTTTCAAAACGATTATAGTTACTTTAGAAGTTCATCACGCAGATAATACTGCTTGAGCAATGTATTCCTGCTCTTCCAAACGCAGATAGGGATGCATGGGCAGGCTGAAAATCCTTTGCGACATTTCATGGCTTACCGGAAAATCATCCGGAGCATAACCTAAATAATGAAAAGACTTTTGCATATGCAAAGGCAGAGGATAGTAAATAGCCCAGGGCACTTTTCTGTGCTTTAAATTTTCAAGTATACGTTCTCTATGTGCAGCATCCGAGCAGACCAGACTGTACTGGGCCCATGCGCTGGAACAATCGTCACTGATTTCCGGCACTGTGATGCCGGCCCCATTTTTCAGCAGCTGGTTGTAGTTTTCCGCCACCTGTTGACGCTTCCTGATTTCATCTGGAAAAATCGCCAGTTTTGCCAGAAGTACAGCTGCCTGAAATGTATCCATGCGAGCATTCATACCAAGACGAACATTTTCATACCTGTCCCGCCCCTGACCATGCACACGCAAAGACTCCAGCAGGGCATATATTTCCTCATCATTCGTAAAACACATGCCGCCGTCTCCATAGCACCCCAAAGGCTTGGCCGGGAAAAATGAAGTACAGGCAATCTGCCCCAGCGAGCAGGTGGATTTACCCTTGTAAGTGGCACCAAAAGACTGGGCTGCATCCACTATAAGTGCCAGGTTTTCCTCCCGTGCAATGGCGTTCAGGGATTTGTAGTCACAGGGTTGCCCAAAAAGATCAACAGAAATTATGGCTTTAGGAGTCATTTTTTCGGGCACAGAATGGCCAAGATTGCTTACATTCCCAGGGGCAGGCAGGGGAGCGGACTTTTGTTCAGGGTGGTTCAGGGATTTGATGATCTTTTCTAAGCTTTTGGGGGATATATTAAAAGTCTTGGCATCAATGTCTGCAAAAACCGGAACCGCACCAAGAAAGGCTATAGCCTCGGCAGTGGCGAAAAAAGTAAAAGGCGTTGTCAGCACTGCATCTCCAGGCTTTATATCCATGGCCAGAAGGGATAGAATCAGGGCATCCGTTCCTGAAGAGCAGGCAAGGGCATGATTTGCCCCGGTAAGATCGGCCAGTTCAACCTCAAGCTTTTTTATTTCAGGTCCCATTACATAAGCTCCATGTTCCAGTACCTGGTTCAAACCATCGTGTACCTGGTCTTTGACCAGTTGAAACTGAGCCTTGAGATCAATAAATGGTATATTCACAACCGCTCCTTTATTGAAGTATTACGCAATTTAACTTGTAAGCTCCTCACCCGGGCGACCGGGACCGAACCTGTGAGTAACTAAAAAATCAGCCTTAACACGTTAGAGATTGCCGCGCTCGCCCCAGTTGAATGGCTGCGCCTACACTGCGTGTATTCAACGAGGTAAAAAGACTCGCTCGCAATGACAGCTGAGCTGTCAGGGGTGTAATTGCTGAAAACTTGTCACCCACGAGGGAGCCTAAGCGACCGAAGTAATCTGTATGGTAAAACCATAATACTTTGAATTTATTGCATATTTGGTTTTAGTTACTTGTAAGCTCCTCACCCGGGCGGACCAGGACCGAACCTGTGAGTAACTTTACGAATCTGTCACTTTTCTGAAAATTGGGACAGTCCCCGCGAGGTACTTTAAAAAAGATTGATGCTGCATTGGTTCCTGGAAGAGATTTTCTTTGATGACAAAATTTACACAGCGAGGGACAGTCCCTGTGCCAGGCGCAAAGTTTCCATCTTTGACGGAACTTTTCTGGCAAATGTGCATCAATCATAAGCAAAAATCGTGAAAATGTGAAAAACATAACCGTCTGATTTTATTAGCAAAACGATTCCAATTACTTGTAAGCATTCATAGAAAGTATTCTGATGGTTTTGTGTCAGGGCCTTGCGATCTTTTCCAGAATAATATTGGCAACCTCCAGAGCCTGCTTGCCCTGTTCACCTGGAACTTCAGGTTCTCGGTCCTGCATAACAGCCATGGCAAACTCTTCCAGTTCCATCTTTAGAGAATTAACCTGAGGCGGAGACGGTTTTTCATACACAATATCCCTGGCCCTGTCGCCAACACCAATATTGCCCACCACCATGGCAGCTCCTCCTGGATCTGGAAGAGGATATGTATCGCCAAGCCTGAATATATCCGCCTTTTTTTCCATAAAATCCATAGCAATGTACTGATTCTTCTGAAACAGCCGCATTCTGCGCATCTGCTTAAGAGAGATTCTGCTGCTGGTGAGATTGGCCACACAACCGCTTTCAAACTTAAGCCTGACATTGGCAATATCTTCTGCCTCGGAAACCACAGCTACCCCGCAGGCGTCAATGGATTTTACCGGACTTTTCACAAGATATAAAATCAAATCAAGATCGTGAATCATCAGATCCAGCACAACACTGACATCACATCCTCTGGGATTGAACTGGCTCAACCTGTGAGCTTCAATGAACATTGGCTCAACGCGGTGCTCCCTGACCGAGAGCATGGCGGGGTTAAAGCGCTCAATATGACCCACCTGGATCTTTTTTCCTTTGGACCTGGCAGACTGAATTATTTCTTCAGCTTCCTGCACTGTAGATGTAATGGGCTTTTCAATAAAGATATGACAATCATTATCCAGGGCTTTCATGGCAACATTATAATGCTCGCTTGTAGGTACTACTATACTTACAGCATCGGCCTCAGCCAGCAGATCTTCAAGAACCTGGTAAGAATCAGTTCCGCATTCAGCGCATATTTTTTGCGCCTGGTCCTGATTGATATCATACGCACCAACAAGTTCAATAATATCACTTTCAGCGGCCTGCCTTGCGTGGAAGGTTCCAAGATGTCCAACCCCTACCACTCCGAGCCGAAGTTTTTGCATAACTAATTCCTCGCTGTTATCAATTACCTGTTATCTGTTACCCATAAACTTTAAAACCAGCCTGGCGCACTGGCGCGTGGCACCGACCCCGCCAAGCTTGGTCCGCAAATCGCTTAGACTGTTTTTAATTTCCTGCCTGCTTTCCGGGTTATCCAACAACCTCCCAGATACCTCGGTCAGGCAATCACCCCTG
Above is a genomic segment from Desulfonatronovibrio magnus containing:
- a CDS encoding ATP-binding protein; the encoded protein is MREDAGSDRINHFNRQQLMFRFQDISLKNKIFFTTLAMVLMLSVAIAIMARWILVSSLVNELTLRGIAIAQSIAEQGKGYVLTRDHPNLVSLVFDAAQLGERQILVDYIFIIDEEQKLLSHTFIRPFPRELIHANPIPADRSYSVRKLQVEDSIAYDIAVPIWEGIYQIGTVRVGLKEKHIHQIIHKLRITFLGFIFGTVVLIFLISHWLSKYITKSISQLTKVADEISRGNLDMKSLALFKDSSDNREEHCPAYYNTDLPCWHVDKVMDVAQDIDNFPQKASYCIDCMVKKKKVGDEVQQLGDSFKHMVRSIKLYRNRVRESESKYRSLFKSGPAPIFVLSCGTLIIIDANPSAQNTYGYDRDELVNMPFIKLAPEFRDKFIAYFEANPEDESFVYTKAIHYKKGQVPFYTNVEACRSRYRNKDAVIVATTDISEMIDKDAQLIQASKMTSLGQLSAGIAHELNQPLNAIKMGSDFLSMMHENKEDISNEQMAQISHEISIQVDRATEIINNLREFGRKSDFTKEKTDISKPVHNVLSIMGQQLKLQNIEIKLDLQENIPPIMAHKNRLEQVIFNLITNARDAIIQRMAEEIHPELGTIAISTSLQNGQVTLSVADNGTGMPESVQQKIFDPFYTTKQTGMGMGLGLSISYGIIKDYEGEIAIKSIEGAGTTFTVSFPAARR
- a CDS encoding ABC transporter substrate-binding protein, with the translated sequence MNRLPLYAIFVIMFMALLACSSEQGEEPHDQITHGVTDTRIYIGSSLALTGHASFLGSQTLKGALSYINHINEKGGVHGRKIKIIAYDDGYDPPQCLANTQKLIIEDQVFSLFSYVGTPTTVKVLPLIAEARIPLVGIFSGANDFRVPFNRYIINVRASYYEETREAVKYFVEELGFDKIAVFYQYDAYGFDGLKGTELALKEYGLAPVARGSYTRGTLDIEEGLENIIHSGAQAVVMVGTYDACAKFIQISRRQGFNPVFHNVSFVGSEELARILGKEGDGVIVTQVVPPPDSLESQALLSGVQEFTERYRYYYPDEQPNLVALEGFINAKVLVEGLRRAGRNLNRERFIDAIESIQDFSLGIANTLSFSPDNHQGLSRVYFTVIRNGELTLLTDWAKIREMYVKEN
- a CDS encoding response regulator; the encoded protein is MLAQNTSTDQDITERTRVLVVDDEPATLKIFCMFLEAYGYHPLRAESGPEALSIFAEVLPPIVFTDIKMPGMDGIEVLKRIKAMAPTTEVVVITGHGDMDLAIKALNNDATDFINKPIKRHELENALVRAGKRIDLSQMRQECINFTIKKKKAAIKIAGNVDAFAAPFIWDAYHQCLQAGVNAVDFIFSDSASFNGAGMENLREIFEDAQNKEVQIIVSGISSNFKKVFHELGLSNLLSTPAP
- a CDS encoding membrane protein, coding for MFSLPELWTGLFFPLLKICMFISMGVFVGNLIEALNWTRFMAMFATPLVRAGRLKDISGASFSMAFFSGVSANTMLAEAYEQKRLTRKELVLSNLFNSLPTYFLHLPTTFFIIAPLIKAAALPYLFLTISSAVLRTIVVIFIGRFILPAKEDQCVVCELPANEKLNMKKVLQKVKTRFSKRFKKIMVFTVPIYTLFYVLQHTGFFAMTERFMSEHVGILSFLPPQAISIVVLQLAAEFSAGLAAAGSLLDSGALGIKEVVLALITGNILSSPMRAVRHQLPYYAGIFNPALAMRLIVYNQSLRAGSLIVVGVGYYFWG
- a CDS encoding DegT/DnrJ/EryC1/StrS family aminotransferase yields the protein MNIPFIDLKAQFQLVKDQVHDGLNQVLEHGAYVMGPEIKKLEVELADLTGANHALACSSGTDALILSLLAMDIKPGDAVLTTPFTFFATAEAIAFLGAVPVFADIDAKTFNISPKSLEKIIKSLNHPEQKSAPLPAPGNVSNLGHSVPEKMTPKAIISVDLFGQPCDYKSLNAIAREENLALIVDAAQSFGATYKGKSTCSLGQIACTSFFPAKPLGCYGDGGMCFTNDEEIYALLESLRVHGQGRDRYENVRLGMNARMDTFQAAVLLAKLAIFPDEIRKRQQVAENYNQLLKNGAGITVPEISDDCSSAWAQYSLVCSDAAHRERILENLKHRKVPWAIYYPLPLHMQKSFHYLGYAPDDFPVSHEMSQRIFSLPMHPYLRLEEQEYIAQAVLSA
- a CDS encoding Gfo/Idh/MocA family protein, producing MQKLRLGVVGVGHLGTFHARQAAESDIIELVGAYDINQDQAQKICAECGTDSYQVLEDLLAEADAVSIVVPTSEHYNVAMKALDNDCHIFIEKPITSTVQEAEEIIQSARSKGKKIQVGHIERFNPAMLSVREHRVEPMFIEAHRLSQFNPRGCDVSVVLDLMIHDLDLILYLVKSPVKSIDACGVAVVSEAEDIANVRLKFESGCVANLTSSRISLKQMRRMRLFQKNQYIAMDFMEKKADIFRLGDTYPLPDPGGAAMVVGNIGVGDRARDIVYEKPSPPQVNSLKMELEEFAMAVMQDREPEVPGEQGKQALEVANIILEKIARP